The Candidatus Omnitrophota bacterium DNA window TCTATTCTTAAGCGACATCGCTATGTCCTCCGTATCATCCTTGTCAAGATGCTCTTTTAAGGCCGGTCCAAATTTATTGGGCAATATCCCAACAATCAATTCTTCCGCGGGAAGAGCGCGCTCCACTCTTTTTGCTATCTCGTTTTCAAGCACTCCGGCGTCCATAAATGGCACCATATCTATCGATATAAAAACATTATTCTTTTTATGCCTGTTTATAGCAACGGATATCTCTTCGCTTACGTCTATTATGCTCGTGCCGGAAAGCCCATATTTTGTAAATAGCAGGTCTCCCCTTGATTCACATACATCTTTTCCGTCTATAACAGCTTTAACCTTCGCAAATATCTTCTGGCCCTGCAGGAGATGGCAGAGTTTATCCTTCACAACCAGCGGCACCGCTGCCGGCACGGGCTCGATGATCTTATGGCCCAGCCTATGGGCCAGTTCGTAACAGCTGCCGTCAGAACCCAGCGCCGGGTATGACTTGCCGCCGCCGGCAATAATGAGCTTGCCGCATTCCATGCTTTTGCCGCTCTTCGACTTGACTGAAAATATTCCGGCCGAATGTGAAATTTTATCTACCTCAAAATTTAATTCCGTCACAATGCCAAGCCTGGCAAGTTCCATCTCCAGCACTTTTAGCACGGACGAGGATTGATTTGTCGCGGGGAATACGCGGCCGCCTTCGGAATATGTCTCCAGGCCCAGGTCTTTGAAAAAATTTAAGATCTCTTCTTTTCCATACCTGGTAAAGACGGATTTGACGAGATTTCTCGCGGATCGGTTATAGCCGGATTCGTCCAAATTTTCGTTTGAGAGATTACATCTGCCGTTACCCGACGCTAAGACCTTCTTGCCTACCTTGGGCATCCTTTCGCAGATAACTACAGGCACGCCTTTACGTCTCGCGCCTATCGCGGCTGTGATTCCCGCCGCGCCGCCACCGATAACTAAAGTATGGGAATTTTTCATATTATCCTGTATTTTGTAAAAACTTTTCCATATCATCCGGCATCGGTGATTTGAATTCCATTGTCTCTTTTGTTACCGGATGCGTAAAACGCAGATATGCCGCATGCAACGCAAGCCTTTTGAACTTCAATTCAAAATCTTTTCTAAAAACATAAACGCTTTCCCCTAAAAGCGGGTGACCTATGGATTTCAAGTGTATTCGTATCTGATTGGTTCTGCCCGTTACAGGCACGGCCTCTATTACAGTAAAATTCTCATGCCTTTCTACTACGGTATACTTTGTCTGGGCGCTCTCTTTACGCCCCTTGCTCTTATTATAGATATCCCTATCTATAGTATCAAATTTTTTCTTTACCACACCATGCACAAAAGCTATGTAGGCCTTCTTTACGGCTCTTTTTTTGAATTCCTCCATCATTGCCGCCTGAATAGCCTTGCCTTTGGCATAAAGAATGAGCCCTGAAGTCTCGCGGTCTATGCGATGACATGGATAGGCATTGGCTTCTACCCCGCGTTCATCAAGCTCGCGATTTAGAAGATGGGTTAAAGTGTTGGTCTCTTTATTGGGTGTGGGTATAACGAGCATGCCGGAAGGCTTACCAACAACGATTATCTGCCCGTCTTCGTAGATTATATTGTACCGCTTACCGTCCATAAGGACAGTATTATATCATATCGGGAGACGCTTTCCAATTCAATCGGGAAGCTGCCCCCCCACCCTGGTTACTAACCAATAAACATTATGAATACACCCGTAAGCGCTATGACGATTCCCGCAAAGGCGTGGGAATACCTCTCTGCGATATCATGCCTTACCAGATGTATGCCAAAGTGAGCGAGCAGCGTCTGCGCCAACATCATAACTATAGTCACCAGAGAAAATATCAGGCTTGTCGTCAATATCCCTATCCAGCCATACTCTGTGGCAAGAAACATTAATGGCACTAAAGGCTCGCATGGACCAAGAACAAATATAGCGAATAAAGTCCACATAGTTATTGTCTTCTTATCGATATCTTTTGTATCGATATGCTCATGTTTATAATCGCGCGCTTTCTTTAGTCCCCACATAGTATATGCCACTCCAAAGCCTATCAAAAGCCATAGGCCTATCTCGCTCCTATGAGATTCGATCGATTTCAGGTTGGCCAGGCTAAAACCTAATAATATACCTATGCACCCCAAAAGTATCGAAGATCCTACATGTCCAATGCCCGAAACTAAAGTTACCATCATTAA harbors:
- a CDS encoding aminoacetone oxidase family FAD-binding enzyme, giving the protein MKNSHTLVIGGGAAGITAAIGARRKGVPVVICERMPKVGKKVLASGNGRCNLSNENLDESGYNRSARNLVKSVFTRYGKEEILNFFKDLGLETYSEGGRVFPATNQSSSVLKVLEMELARLGIVTELNFEVDKISHSAGIFSVKSKSGKSMECGKLIIAGGGKSYPALGSDGSCYELAHRLGHKIIEPVPAAVPLVVKDKLCHLLQGQKIFAKVKAVIDGKDVCESRGDLLFTKYGLSGTSIIDVSEEISVAINRHKKNNVFISIDMVPFMDAGVLENEIAKRVERALPAEELIVGILPNKFGPALKEHLDKDDTEDIAMSLKNRLFKVLGTRGWNEAEFTSGGVDTKEVNELTLESKLVKNLYFAGEALDVCGKRGGYNLAWAWASGLTAGEAAFS
- a CDS encoding RluA family pseudouridine synthase; its protein translation is MDGKRYNIIYEDGQIIVVGKPSGMLVIPTPNKETNTLTHLLNRELDERGVEANAYPCHRIDRETSGLILYAKGKAIQAAMMEEFKKRAVKKAYIAFVHGVVKKKFDTIDRDIYNKSKGRKESAQTKYTVVERHENFTVIEAVPVTGRTNQIRIHLKSIGHPLLGESVYVFRKDFELKFKRLALHAAYLRFTHPVTKETMEFKSPMPDDMEKFLQNTG